One genomic window of Diospyros lotus cultivar Yz01 chromosome 8, ASM1463336v1, whole genome shotgun sequence includes the following:
- the LOC127807134 gene encoding ADP-ribosylation factor GTPase-activating protein AGD5-like, producing the protein MNEKASVSKELNAKHRKILEELLKLPENRECADCKSKAPRWASVNLGIFICMQCSGIHRSLGVHISKVRSATLDTWLPDQVAFIRSMGNSKSNSYWEAELPSKYDRVGIENFIRAKYVEKRWVPRDGKAKSSSTAREEKASVYKPGSGITSAIRHSNDIKQSIIETKGPHLPNIKIIPAAKSSSPVPPEVSQKVSPVPSTREVHKKAETIASKTESGKQGAHAAPLSSTSKVDYATELFKLLSVEEFSENKSKPSADDDNTRVGIQSAERVSTSRQNVHSNSVEIKNHSNSGIEELFEDLQWIVPPVSGKPSKEVKNDITNLLEPSLALPSSVHQQQLPVLTQQQSSGLPQAFYRNLDQHGQNGVPFPSQNWGSKGNLVPGMIMPTAELRQHMQMGNIQPSFPQLSAYPCPTPSMYTRGLAAPVSHMPGLPAAGAIATASKAPAASAVSAQLGRDYDCSSLMQGMFARQRATG; encoded by the exons ATGAACGAGAAAGCCAGTGTTTCCAAAGAGCTTAACGCCAAGCACAGGAAG ATATTGGAGGAGCTTCTTAAATTACCAGAGAACAGAGAATGTGCAGACTGTAAAAGCAA AGCACCAAGATGGGCCAGTGTGAATCTGGGAATCTTCATTTGCATGCAATGTTCTGGGATTCACAGAAGTCTTGGAGTACACATATCTAAG GTGAGATCAGCCACACTGGACACATGGCTTCCAGATCAGGTTGCATTTATTCGAT CTATGGGAAATAGCAAATCAAACAGCTACTGGGAGGCTGAGCTACCCTCCAAGTACGATAGAGTTGGAATTGAGAATTTCATCCGTGCAAA GTATGTGGAGAAGAGATGGGTCCCTAGAGATGGAAAAGCAAAATCATCCTCCACTGCAAGAGAAGAAAAGGCTTCAGTTTATAAACCTGGAAGTGGGATTACCAGTGCCATTAGACATTCCAACGATATTAAACAGTCTATCATAGAGACGAAAGGGCCTCATCtgccaaacataaaaattattccTGCTGCAAAAAGTAGTAGTCCTGTGCCCCCTGAAGTATCCCAAAAG GTTTCTCCTGTTCCAAGCACACGAGAAGTTCATAAGAAAGCAGAAACTATAGCTTCGAAGACTGAATCAGGGAAGCAGGGAGCTCATGCTGCTCCTTTATCTTCAACATCCAAGGTTGATTATGCTACTGAACTTTTCAAATTGCTGTCTGTCGAGGAATTCAGCGAAAACAAATCCAAGCCCTCTGCTGACGATGACAACACACGGGTTGGAATCCAGT CTGCAGAAAGAGTGTCAACATCTAGGCAGAATGTTCACTCAAACTCAGTTGAGATCAAGAATCACTCCAACTCTGGCATCGAGGAATTATTTGAAGATTTACAGTGGATTGTGCCCCCAGTTTCCGGTAAACCTTCAAAAGAAGTGAAGAACGACATCACAAATCTCCTTGAG CCGAGTTTGGCATTGCCGTCTTCTGTCCATCAGCAACAACTACCTGTGCTGACTCAACAACAGTCTTCTGGGCTTCCCCAAGCATTCTACAGGAATTTGGATCAGCATGGACAGAATGGTGTCCCCTTTCCCTCTCAGAATTGGGGAAGCAAAGGCAATCTTGTGCCCGGGATGATCATGCCTACAGCAGAATTACGACAACATATGCAG ATGGGAAACATACAACCTTCATTTCCTCAACTGAGTGCTTATCCTTGTccaacccccag CATGTACACTAGAGGGCTTGCTGCGCCAGTTAGCCATATGCCAGGCTTGCCGGCCGCCGGTGCCATTGCCACTGCTTCAAAGGCTCCGGCAGCATCAGCCGTTTCAGCTCAACTGGGAAGAGATTACGATTGCTCTTCGTTAATGCAAGGGATGTTTGCCAGACAGCGAGCCACCGGATGA
- the LOC127807409 gene encoding uncharacterized protein LOC127807409: protein MVKLFDSHCHLQDPRILNIAPQLIRTALDSGVVHFVVNGISEKDWDLVKQIGESYECVVPCFGVHPWWVAERSPNWLNTLKQFFKSTPSAAVGEIGLDKGKRGREIDFNDQIEIFQQQLELAKELRRPASVHCVRAFGDLLQIMKSTGPFPDGVILHSFLGSAEMVPELAKLGAYFSFSGFLLSMKESKAKKMLKSVPAERILLETDAPDALPKSNNSDSLFLVEAENSVLEEIQVQQGNLNLNDVNPSNNQSQHPRDESGQQKAALNHPANIHLVLKYVASLLEMTEKELADLSYRNAVRLFSYGGSKVTLED, encoded by the coding sequence ATGGTGAAACTCTTTGATTCTCACTGTCACCTCCAGGACCCAAGAATCCTCAACATAGCGCCCCAACTAATTAGAACAGCCCTTGATTCTGGTGTAGTTCATTTTGTTGTCAATGGAATCTCTGAGAAAGACTGGGATTTGGTCAAACAGATAGGTGAATCTTATGAGTGTGTGGTTCCATGCTTTGGGGTCCATCCCTGGTGGGTTGCTGAGCGGTCTCCCAACTGGTTGAACACTTTGAAGCAATTTTTCAAGTCTACTCCCTCTGCTGCAGTTGGAGAGATTGGTTTGGACAAAGGTAAAAGGGGAAGGGAGATTGATTTCAATGATCAAATTGAAATTTTCCAGCAACAACTTGAACTTGCAAAAGAGTTGAGAAGGCCTGCATCTGTTCACTGTGTTCGTGCTTTTGGTGATCTTCTTCAGATAATGAAATCTACAGGGCCTTTCCCTGATGGGGTGATATTGCATTCTTTCTTGGGTTCGGCTGAGATGGTACCTGAGCTTGCAAAGCTTGGTGCATACTTTTCATTCTCTGGGTTTCTTTTGTCCATGAAAGAAAGCAAGGCAAAGAAAATGCTGAAATCAGTGCCCGCAGAAAGGATCTTATTGGAGACAGATGCTCCTGATGCCCTCCCAAAGTCAAATAATTCAGATTCTCTGTTTTTGGTTGAAGCAGAGAATTCTGTCCTAGAAGAAATTCAGGTCCAACAAGGAAATCTTAATTTAAATGATGTCAATCCCTCTAATAATCAGTCCCAACATCCAAGAGATGAATCGGGACAGCAAAAAGCAGCACTCAATCATCCAGCTAACATCCATCTTGTGCTCAAGTATGTCGCATCTTTACTTGAGATGACTGAAAAAGAACTTGCAGATCTAAGCTACAGAAATGCAGTTCGCCTGTTCTCTTATGGAGGCTCAAAAGTAACACTGGAAGATTAA